The genomic segment AGACCCTCGCGATGACGCCTACTGACGCCAAGCGGCCGTTACAGCTGAACGACAATGGTCAGCTGCGCCATTTCCTATCGCTGGATGGCCTGCCACGCACGTTGCTTACCGAAATCCTCGATACCGCCGACTCCTTTCTCGAAGTCGGTGCCAGGGGAGTCAAGAAGGTCCCGCTGCTGCGCGGCAAGACCGTCTGCAACGTGTTCTTCGAGAATTCTACGCGCACCCGCACCACTTTCGAACTGGCGGCCAAGCGCCTCTCGGCGGACGTGATCACGCTGAACGTTTCGACCTCGTCGACCAGCAAAGGCGAAACCCTGACCGATACGCTGCGCAACCTCGAAGCCATGGCGGCCGACATGTTCGTTGTGCGCCACGCCGATTCGGGCGCTGCACATTTCATCGCGGAACACGTCTGCCCGGACGTCGCAATCATCAATGGCGGTGACGGGCGCCATGCGCACCCCACCCAGGGTATGCTCGACATGCTCACCATCCGCCGCCACAAGGGTGACTTCGAGAAGCTGTCGGTGGCCATCGTCGGCGACATCCTGCATTCGCGGGTAGCCCGTTCCAACATGCTCGCGCTGAAAACGCTCGGCTGCCCGGACATCCGTGTTATCGGTCCGAAAACGCTCCTGCCGATCGGCCTGGAGCAGTACGGCGTCAGTGTTTTCCACGACATGAATAAAGGACTGCGCGATGTCGATGTAGTGATCATGCTGCGCCTGCAACGTGAGCGCATGCAGGGCGGCCTGCTGCCCAGCGAGGGTGAGTTCTACCGTCTCTACGGACTGACCACGCAGCGTATGGCGCTGGCCAAGCCGGATGCCATCGTCATGCATCCGGGCCCGATCAACCGCGGCGTCGAAATCGAATCGGCGGTGGCGGACGGTACCCAGTCGGTGATCCTCAACCAGGTGACCTACGGCATCGCGGTTCGCATGGCGGTGCTCTCCATGGCCATGAGTGGCCAGACCGCCCAGCGCCAGCTCGAAACCGAATACGCTGCCGAGGAGCAGAACTGATGCCAACCGAAATCCTCGGCGCTCGCCTGATCGACCCCGCCAACGGGCGCGATGAAGTCACTGATATCTATTGCCAGGACGGCTTGATCGTCGGCATAGGCCAGGCGCCCGCAGGCTTCAACGCGGCGCACAGCATCTATGCACAAGGGCTGGTCGCCGCCCCCGGGCTGGTCGATCTATCCGTAGCCCTGCGCGAGCCGGGTTACAGTCGCAAGGGCAACATCGCCAGCGAGACACTGGCTGCCACGGCCGGCGGCATCACCAGCCTGTGCTGTCCACCGAACACCAAACCGGTGCTGGACACCGCCGCGGTCGCCGAGCTGATTCTCGACCGCGCCCGTGAGTCCGGCCATGCCAAGGTTTTTCCGATTGGCGCCCTGACGCGCAGCCTGGCGGGTGAGCAGCTCGCCGAGCTGGTGGCGCTGCGCGATGCCGGCTGTGTCGCCTTCGGCAATGGCCTGACCAACTTCGCCAGCAACCGAAACCTGAGCCGCGCGCTGGAATATGCAGCGACCTTCGACCTCACCGTGGTCATCCATTCCCAGGACGCCGACCTCGCCGCCGGTGGCCTGGCCCACGATGGGCCCGCAGCGGCTTTTCTCGGGCTGGCGGGAATCCCTGAAACAGCCGAAACCATTGCCTTGGCGCGAAACCTGCTGCTGGTCGAGCAGACCGGAGTGCGCGCCCACTTCAGCCAGCTCAGCACCGCCCGCGGCGCGCAGATGATCGCCGACGCCCAGGCACGCGGCCTGCCGGTCACTGCCGATGTGGCAATGTATCAACTGATCCTGACTGATGAAGCTCTGCACGGCTTCTCCAGCCTTTATCATGTGCAGCCGCCTTTGCGCAGCGCAGCCGACCGTGACGGCCTGCGTGAAGCAGTCAAAGCCGGCGTCATCTCCGCAATTTCAAGCCATCATCAGCCTCACGAAGCGGATGCCAAACAGGCACCGTTCGGCGAAACCGAGCCTGGCATCAGCAGTGCGGAAATCCTTCTGCCGCTGGCATTGACTCTGGTCGAAGATGGTCTGCTCGATCTACCGACCCTGCTTGCACGCTTGAGCAGCGGCCCGGCCACCGCGCTGCGGCTCCCGGCGGGACGCCTGGCTATAGGCGACGCCGCCGATCTGGTCCTGTTCGATCCACGCAGCTCGACACTCGCTGGCGAAACCTGGCATTCGAAGGGCCGCAATTGTCCCTTCATCGGCCATTGTCTGCCGG from the Stutzerimonas stutzeri genome contains:
- a CDS encoding dihydroorotase, giving the protein MPTEILGARLIDPANGRDEVTDIYCQDGLIVGIGQAPAGFNAAHSIYAQGLVAAPGLVDLSVALREPGYSRKGNIASETLAATAGGITSLCCPPNTKPVLDTAAVAELILDRARESGHAKVFPIGALTRSLAGEQLAELVALRDAGCVAFGNGLTNFASNRNLSRALEYAATFDLTVVIHSQDADLAAGGLAHDGPAAAFLGLAGIPETAETIALARNLLLVEQTGVRAHFSQLSTARGAQMIADAQARGLPVTADVAMYQLILTDEALHGFSSLYHVQPPLRSAADRDGLREAVKAGVISAISSHHQPHEADAKQAPFGETEPGISSAEILLPLALTLVEDGLLDLPTLLARLSSGPATALRLPAGRLAIGDAADLVLFDPRSSTLAGETWHSKGRNCPFIGHCLPGAVRHTIVDGRIAFQG
- a CDS encoding aspartate carbamoyltransferase catalytic subunit, with product MTPTDAKRPLQLNDNGQLRHFLSLDGLPRTLLTEILDTADSFLEVGARGVKKVPLLRGKTVCNVFFENSTRTRTTFELAAKRLSADVITLNVSTSSTSKGETLTDTLRNLEAMAADMFVVRHADSGAAHFIAEHVCPDVAIINGGDGRHAHPTQGMLDMLTIRRHKGDFEKLSVAIVGDILHSRVARSNMLALKTLGCPDIRVIGPKTLLPIGLEQYGVSVFHDMNKGLRDVDVVIMLRLQRERMQGGLLPSEGEFYRLYGLTTQRMALAKPDAIVMHPGPINRGVEIESAVADGTQSVILNQVTYGIAVRMAVLSMAMSGQTAQRQLETEYAAEEQN